tacactatatccgagtgacataggttattttttttttcacaaaaattagggatccttactaaaagttttgttaaagacccgagcgaagccggagcgggccactaGTTTAGATTAAATACAGTGCTGTTTTTAGGTTTACTAATATAAAGATAAGGACCAAGTGTCTaatacttagaaaaaaaaaaaactaaatgtgtTTAGTAATTCTTGCCAGATGCACGCATACATCTATCAAGACCCGGATTCCTTCCTAATCGTTTCTCTTTGAATATAGAACATGCATCgagtattaaaaatgaaatccaaAAAAATACCTAATTTCTGGGAGTACAACGTATTTTGAATTTGTACCTTCCTGCCGACCGGTGAAACATTTTTGAATGAGAGGAGGACGACAGATCGTATGCATATACATATGCATTAAGTATTTAATGTATCAACAAAACTAAGTAAATCAGGTCAACGGAAATTAATTGCCACAAAAACATCGCCTAACTATCAATTAATTTACCAATCTCAATGCCCTAGGCCTCAACTATCGGAATTCTACTAACCACAATACTAAAATAACGTGgacataaatattgaaaaaagctGAAGCGATAATTAAAATTCCCAagcatacaaaaaataatgacaaagacatacaaaaattaatattaaagaacGTTGGAGTTCCGTACATTTCAGTTATTACTTCACAAATATTAGATATACCTAAGTTATTAGCCAACCAAAGTAGCAAAGGTTTTTCTATCACTTATTAAGGTAAAGCTGTCAAAAAAAGGCATATCTTCTGGTAGAAAGTGGATTCATGAACATTTGCAATGCCACGGGTGAAATTCACTGCCGACTGCAAAATCAATACCTAGTTACAGAAAGCTAGTAGGGCTCGAAGGAACATTTTTCGAAATGTTCTCCTTCTATCTTTCGCCATTTTCGCTACATACCGTATGGCTTTGGAACAAAATACACGGTATTCCagtcttaaaataaatatacattctgCCAAAATTTATAAATCGAGAACGGGAATACATCTTAGACGAGGTAGGTGAAGGTTCCAGTtgcaaaatataaaatgtacttAGTGTCTTGTAAGACCtgtttttaatacatatatattggtTCTCCTAACCGATACTGGCTGCTAATCGATCGTGAGAAATAAGAAGTTGATGGAAGGATTAAGGAACTCATATTATCtgttaaacatttatttgtagaaaaaaagtttcatgtttgaatattacattacatttttcattttgttcgtgcgtttgtcactgaactccatCTATGCGTCAGATGtgatgtttgattttttttatagattttcaCTACTATGACATTACTTTGAAGCCACAgtattttaaatacttattttttgcatttaagtaataataaaaataattattacaattctATTCGATtcacctggtggtaggacctcttgtgagtccgcacaggttggtaccaccaccttgcctttgtctgccgtaaagcagttcggttgggacagccgttgtaattatccttatgcgcggggacctcgaaggaggttcggcccccagcccgaaaaaaaaaaaaaaagccgtaactatactaagaccttagaagtcatatctcaagggattttgaagtcgccgtggcctaaagaataagacgtccggtgcattcgtatcgagcgatgcactggtgttcgaatcccgcaggcgggtaccaatttttctaatgaaatacgtacttaacaaatttgaattccacggtgaaggattgaATTCcacgattgaattccacggtgaaggaataacattgtgtaataaaaatcaaacccgcaaaattataatttgcgtaattactggtggtaggacctcttgcgagtccgcacgggtaggtaccaccgccccgcctatttctgccgtgaagcagtaatgcgtttcggtttgaagggtggggcagccgttgtgactatactgagaccttagaactatatctcaaggtgtgtggcacatttacgttgtagatgtctataggctccagtaacgacttaacaccaggtgggctgtgacctcgtcctcCACCTACCAaagcaatgaaataaaaaggtgggtggcgccatttacgttgtagatgtctatgggcaccgataaccacttatcatcaggtggactgtgagctgtccaaccatatatgcaataaaaaagctaaaaaaaattgttcgcgttgtaatgttaaaatattatcaCATTTAAAATGACGGTACTCCAAATGATGCCAATTAACGCAATTACGCACGTGCTTCCTCATTTTCACTGTGCACGCGCTATCACGTGACGTTACAATCAATGCGAAATGTTTCCGATATAACTTATACATATTTCGTTCAACTTAGAAATGTTATTAGAAAAAACTGAATGACGAAGTGGCAGAATAATTGCCATAAATGGCTAACAGATTACGTACAATGTGGCAGCAACTCAACCAAAATCTGAATATTGTGACTCAGGAGACCAACAACGCCCTAGACCGGTAATGGGCAAAGTACGGCCCGCGAGCCAACTCCGGCCCGCGGAAGTATTTAATCCGGCCCGCCGAGAGCCCGTTCATACTAAATATTCTAGTCAGCATTTTGGCgcgtaaaataaaatctgacgtttataattgaaaatcttcgaatttttaataaaagctcCAATTCGTCAAGGGTGTTTTGAGCTTTCATTATCTCATAATTAACTTGCCATCATTATAATTATCTCGGCAGTCTGTCACAGGTATTAGTATCTATCACACACCTCACGTCTCACACGCCTAACAAGGCGTAATAGTaaaaggtattttgtttattaaaaatctttaatacaaaatgcattttttctttaattctgGCCTTCCTCTAAAATTTCTTAAACTTTGCGACCcgccattaaaaatgtttgcccACCACTGCCCTAGACACATCTTTACAAATCCACTCCATCCACTAACTCGACCATTAGATGCCTGCAGCTTTAGCAATAGGAGCTGGCATAGGGACCCTGACTCATGACATCAGCCCGCTGACTTGCTCGCCAAATCTGCTCAGCGGATCGTGATTTCTTAACCAGCAGTAGATACATTCCCGAAGCAGATGTTataaaatcccaccccttctaaAACTAACTTAAAAATTAACTTAAGATCGACTTAAAACTCCATACACATTCAAAAGTTCCAAATAGactatttactgatggtaggacgtcttgtgcgtccgcacgggtaagtacgaccactctgactatttctgccgtggagcagtaatgcgtttcggtttgaagggcggagcagtcgttgtattgataaaagtgagactttacaactcatgcctcgaggtgggtggcagaatttacgttgtagatgtctattggctccgtttaccactcaacactaggtgggccgtgagctcgtccacttatctaaagaatatatgaataaaattgaattttctcTGATCTTATGGATCCTGGAAATGCTCACTAAAACTTTCAAACACTTTTAAACACTAAAACTATGAAGCTTAATGTATAAACACCTCATCTCAGCGTTAGTTAGCATTAAATACACAACCATCTTTGTTAGACACAATGTACACTTTACATTGTTTACTTAGCCTAATAGCTTAACCTAGTTGTCTAGTAcgtattaacaaaaaatacctCTATTAAAGTCTTCATTGATTCAATGGTGACAGATGTTAGAAATAAAGCAGGCAAGTTTGTAATGAACGCCGTTCCAGTGATTGCTCTCGCCTATTTGTAGCGGTTCAATGCATCGCCTCAGATGATGGACGATTGAAGTGTCTCGCGTAGTTTCCTTCCTGACTCTTGGCGAAGTACACTCGAAGATAGATCACGGCAAAGAAACTaactttttaaaaatcttttatattttgtaGAAACATTTCGGTGGTGAATCTGATTTTGACTCGTCATCAAAATTCAAGCAGTCCAATAAGAAACAATATGACATGAAAATAAGTATAATGAGACGTTGACTATGAGACAAATTACCCCCAATCTATAGGAGAAAAGTGGATTAATATCAAGGAACTATTAGCGGAAGAAGCGGCGCGTGGTGGCCGCGACGACAACACGCGAAGACACACCAGTTCGGCTGCTTTTGTGTATTGGAATCGCAGCTGAGGAAGCCAAGGGGACCGTCCGACCGTGAATAGCCGGGAAAATGTAACTTTATACTTACATGTATAAATATAACACGAACGAACGATAGTGATTCAGTTTTGCGCGACTGCTTGCAGAAAAATGGTGCAATAAACGTGTCGATGCACTTATGTTGAAAGTGAAGCCATTTCAATCAAATTAACGTGGACATTATCAAGATGGAGTTCAAGTTGCAGTGGCAGTTTGtgttatgttttattgttatgtcaaCCGCTGATAACGATTATGAGAACAGATTGACCAAGCTTTGGTCCATGAGCGGAGCGTCGGATGGTGCGGGATCGGCGGTCGTGAACGTGACCAGTGCTTCTATAGTCATCCAACCATCGAGCTACAGCAGACCGAAGACTCAGAACAGGAAATACGCTTTCAGACCCAGAGCTATACCACTAAAGAAGGAGGAACCACAAATTGAGAGGAACGCCTACTATTCACAGGATAATATGAAGAATTACAAATCTGAAGCACTTTTCCCTGGTGATTATGTGCCGATTGCCACAGAGAAAAGTGGGAATTCCAATGGTATCTTTGGATCTGGGGGGCCCTTCCAACCCCAAACGATACCTTTGATAAGGAATGAGGAATTTCAGAAGAGATCTTTGGATGTGAATGAAGAACCGATTATCGAGAAACCTGAAGGATTCTCGGAGCCTACAGCTTCAAGGAGATCAATTTCGGGTCAGTAACTTTAACGCATGCTAGTTAATTATTAGGCATTATTTAATAGTATTATAGGGCTACTTTGGGAATATGACTTAGACGTCGTTACCCTTAAAGAGTTTGTGTAGtttacaagaaaaaatatttaaattttcaattgaaacattttttattttttgacagCTGTGGGGGAGGGGCCCATTAAGCATGTAATGTCTAGACTTAAACTGAAATAATGATTTGTTCATAGAAATTAAATGATTTTCACGACATATTGAGCACACCGTGAACTCCCTGAAACCTGTATTTTTGGCTTTTTAAGACTAGTTTACTACATATTCCTATAACATAATTTAACAAGACACTTTATTTCAAAATGGCACATTGGGGTTCAAAGGGCCACTTGGTCTCCAGATGGAGAATGAGAGATAGGGTCGTACCATCAATTTTTCAGAAATTTATAGTTATATGAAGTACGTTCAAAAATACTTTCACCTATAGGCTCTGTACTGACATTGATAATTGCGTTAAGGACGACTgattttttaacattattttcgttgttattttgcCACAGTACTTTTCTCTTACTCATGCATTAACTGTTGTTCATTATTTTACCGTTTCAAAATCATATCACCTTTAATACAATATCCAAAGTCAATGACTGGAAACATTTCTACAAACCCCCTCATTATCCTCCGTTACCACTCTCACCGGAATTCTGAATGTTACCAATCTTTTCCGCTGTTTCAAATATCTATCATCAGATCGTCACGGCTTAAGGGTTATTTGGAAGTTGTCAGCGAGTGCTTCCTTCAATGAGATAGTTATTAATTGGATGACTACTATTTGTCGTCAATTCTTCAAGTTACATTTTGGAATGTTCATTGAActattttgataaattaatgGAATACAAAATCCGAATCAGGATTCATTTCCTTTTTCATTTTGGATCATTACATTCATTTTGGAACTAGTGGGCTTATCAATATTGTATATAAAGAACATTTCTTCCACTGACTTTCAGTTTTCACTTTCAGTTTTCAGTtgctttttgtaatttaaacaagaaaactaATTGAAAAAGTAAGACTTTTCTTTCAAAGTGTCCACCGAACTGTATCAGCTTTAGTCACGagtatatttaaacaaatactTCATTGTAATTTTTGGATAATTTCCCTTCATATTAAAATTCCTATCAAGTTTAAAAAGCGTAGAATAGACAAAGAACTATAAGTATAAAAATTGCTATCCGTTTTTACAACTATGTACTTTCATTGAAGATAGTTCGTTACATTTTCTGATTGGAGATTATCCATTACACTTGTACTATATATCAAGATTGGATTGTTATTTCTCCAGCACGCAATGTATGATATATCTAATTATAGTATTGCTTTCTAATAATTGATACAATTAGTATGCACGGTAGAGTGGCTATTGTTATTgtcaaagttatttttttaatatcgtaATTATTACGTTCAAGATTATCTGAGAGTACGCAATTATGAGAATCAGAAATTTACATTGATATAAtggatttattgttttaaaaaagataatttttttggcGAAGAAGTAGGTATAAAATCTCGTGGTACCCTTGGTTCGAATTAGCTACCGAATCCGGAGTATAGACTACTCATTTTGAGACATAAATAAGTctttattacattaaaacaaCCCTCCAAGCAACTTTTTATGCTTAAAGCTGATATTGACTGAAGATGATATTTTCACAAGTGGGTACGTTTCTTCACTATCACATAAAATTGAGCAAAGTTGTTAGATAACGCAAGTTTAAATCTCTACTTGATTATGGAAaagttaaaatatgtattgttgtTTCAAATCGTACACAATTGCTTCCAGCTTTTTTCTTGAAGCCTCTAGAATAGCATCTAATAGGTCGACGGTTGTAGAACGTCGAGGGAATCTGgcagtaggcaacggcttggctgtaTCTCTGACACTGCTGATGACTACGGGCAACGGTGACTATTTCTCATGAAGTAGACTGTATGCTGGCATGCCTACAAAGCCAATTAAAAAATCCCCTGGATCCGGACAGCGTAGAACCGGTGATTTTGGCGAACCTAATGGAAAGCCAAAGACCAGCAATGAATGTCTATAGGCTGATGATAGTAAATCACATAATTGGGCTGATCCGTGCCTAAGGGCTGTGATGTGAAAAAAATATGGTTTTCGTAGTGTAAATGTCATTTACGAATTACTGCAGTTGTATTGAAGCCATAACCGCAAAACAGAGAGTATCTACTTTCAAAGACTATTGGGTTTTTTACTATACAGCTACCAAAAAGTCCGATTTTATCAGCTTTGCTACATATCTCtagaatgtaattaaaaaattaaaaaaaaattctattttagatTACTTTGGCGTTGAAGAGGATGAAGATGAAGAAGATGACGAAGACGGCGAATATGAAGCTGAAGGCTTAGAAGGAGATACAGAACTGAAATCaaagaacaaaaagaaaaaaaagctaaaaacgAAGAAATTGAAGAAATACATGCTACCACTACTCTTAGCTTACAAGATGAAATATTTCGCTCTAGTCCCGGTCATGATCGGTGGTCTGGTATTACTGGTAGGAGCTACAGGGCTAGCCGGGTTCTTCTTTGCTCTATTTGCAGCCGTTATGGGCCTACAGAAAGGAgactattaaaaatgtaataaacaaaGTCGACGCTCAGAGTTGCCATCCATACATAATTTAAGATGAGTGAatttcgaatttaaaaactatgacaCACTTTAATGATTCGTTTTTGAAGTCACATCCAGATAATTagttctcttttgttttttgaaAACGATTCGTGTTTTGTGGTTTgaacttcaaaattattaagaTTTAGGTGCTCGCGCTGTTGTAAATATTagatttcatatttcatatgTACATTAAGTGTAAGTTATTTATTGTAAGTTAATGAGAATGATATTAGTAAGTTACCACTGAAGTGAATTGATAGATTATCAGAAAATATAAAGGGAATGCTTTTATTGTTTTGCCTTTTATTTCTCTGACGCATTAGTCTTTAACTTTAAGAATCTAAAAAGATGAATTTTTTTTCTGCCTCTAATTGCTTAAGTAATTTGGCCtccaaataaataacattacagTACAGTAACCTGTAATATGTAATATGTTGAGGCCCTTTGAGGCTATCCATAAATTAAGCCATtctttattacgtttttttaaattatttagatgAGTGCATCCAGCACCTTTTAGGCTGTGACGACTTCAATGCGTTTTTATGAGCAGAACTGCTGGTCAGACAGACTATTGGCCATCAAACGGAATAAACAATAATTGGATGAACGCAATAGGAGATATGATGGGTAGGCGTCTTATTTGGGCGTTTCTAAGTAGATTTTCACGGATTTTGGCAACGTTGGCTGAACTTTGCCAGAGAATCTGTCGAAGAATTAATCACATTAATTGAGTTAAATACCATTCCCTATTGATTGTTTCGTTCGGTTCTAATGGCTCGTAATAAATAGCGCCGCCTGGTCTCACCAAATACACAACATAACCTTTGCAGCGTGAATATTAGCTTCGTAAGGTACTCAAgttccttgtttttttttttatcgcctagttgtgtggacgagctcacaacccacctcgtgttaagtggttactggaacccatagacatctacaacgtaaatgcgccacacaccttgagatataagttctaaggtctcagtatagttacaacggctgccccacccttcaaaccgaaacgcattactgcttcacggcagaaataggcggggcggtggtacctacccgtgcggactcacaagaggtcctaccaccagtaattacgcaaattataattttgcgggtttgattttttttattacacgatgttattcgttcaccgtggaagtcaatcgtgaactattgttaagtacgtatttcattagaaaaatttgtatccgcttgcgggattcgaacaccgttgcatcgctatatacgaatgcaccggacgtcttatcctttaggccacgacgacttcattcccAACGCATACAATCGCTTCAAAATGTCTTAGCTACGAAGTCCTAATGCTGAAGTAAGCTGATCTTACGCTTTAGACGGATCTTCATCAAGCAGTCTTTCCTTCACGCGGACGGTTGTCAACGTTAAAATCAAATCCTTTGAAGAGACGAAAAAGGTAAAGTTACTCTCTTagctataaaaatgaaaatcaatcAACAATTATTGACACAAGCCATCCTACTATATcaataaaatactattgaatTTTCAATAACCATCTGTCAACCAGGGTGCGTGGTATCATCCTATCTATAGAACTTTCAGATATGGCCAAATACCATAACCGGTAGTGAGCACTTTCAACGAGATCGGCCGCAATATCATTTTCCATAGTTGGCATATGAATATCACATACTGGGTTTGTACATTAATTTTTAAGCCGCATAGGACAGAACACATTTTGCAATGATGCATGAACTTTTTCAATAAACTCACTCTCAGTGTATCAGCATTgctaaaatataaatacttcataacaaacatttaaattttatagtaaTCTAGTTGTTACCCGCGGTTTAGCCAGCGTGTTTAAGGAATGTATTTCCCCGTGAGAATGAGATGTTTTTCAGGTATAAAAGGTAGCCTCTTTTACTATGCTATCTCTAAAAAATCGTGTCAATCAATTGCTTGGTTTCGATGTGCCAAAAGagcaaacaaagaaacaaactttAGCATTTATAATATTCGTATGGATATAGGCAAGATAaaaaactctctctctctctctcttttcgattggtccctcactgctgaggatcgtgactccgtctgattccgtcaaccagctgtctccatcgatcccgttttgtagcctggtggagtgcgtcgctgacaggtatccccagttcctccgctatttggtccgaccatcgtttgggacctctacccctaggcctttctAAAAAACTCTATCAAGGACGATTTCAAGAAAGTGAAATTAGAATATTAGTGGAAATGCTCAATCAATTGAACCCCACTTTCTTTAGGCTCAGGTTAATTGACCGCTATGAGCAATTAGCATGAAATGGTCACTACGGCCTGCCATTCAACGCTTCATAGAGCACTTTGAACTCGTTCTCTCCATATAAAAGTGTCGTATAAGTTAAACATGTCATTTTGCATTCAGTACCGTTAGGAGTTTGAGTTCGGTATTAACTCAAACAGCGGTGGAAAGACTAGAGCCAAAAGTATTGATGGGACATCCAATACTGTAACTATTGGTgagtaaattcaatttaaagttCATTTTACAGTTGTTTGAAATACACAAGAACTCATACGTATTTATGTGATCATATTTAGGTTAGGTCTAGTTCCTAATTTAGATTCTAGGTCTCAACTtatctttattttgaaagtgctTTGATTTTGCTGAAAAACTACTTACTATAAGGTTAACacattcgttaaaataattcttCCATAATTCCATAATTCAGGAAAGTGATGCTTGTAACATCACCAAAATGCTGCCAGTCTCCCGAGGCCTGATATTGGACAACAACAATTACAGTATTGTTAAAACTGAAACTATATTTGAATTCGCTCCGAAAAATCAAGATGACTACGCAAACAGATTTAATGTCACGGACCCTTATAGCTGGCTATTCACACAAGGCAAATTTGCTCCAAGATCGCTTCAAGGTAAGGAGTTTTATTAAGTCCCATCCTACTCTAGActtagaatttaaattaatataactcGTAATAACTTACATATACAATATCTCCCAGTTGACGGATAGTTCTTCATTACTATCAGTGGTCTAATATGCTTCTGCACACGATTTTGCCTGCGCTACCTTAAGAGCGGTTCAGATTAGTCAAATACTAACATTGACTAGGGATATAATTTATTTCCGAATACGTTATAAATATCATCGATGAAGACAAAACCTCAATTACATTCTAACAACAATAATCTTGCCTGTCCAAATGACAAGCCATATAAGTTTGCGATATACATAAATAGTGTAGAATTAAAGACATTTCAAACAATACAAAGCCTAAAACCTTTTGACGTCAAAAATTTCAACCATAAAATCAGGTGCAATAAAATTCAAACTGCAATGCGTTACATTTTCGTAGCACAAGCGGGTGGCACCATGTCTGCATGATCCACAACTGCCACAATAATACAAAGCTGTCAACGTATTTATGTGAACTGAACCGTATGTCATATTACAGTATTGTAACTATGCTAATATTATTACTACACACTTTGGAATAAAAAGAATCCGTTGCCAATGTTGATAACAATATCCAACTGCCCAACGTGATCTTATAAACACAGATCATGCTACGTCAATTTCATGAGTTTCAGAAAAGCTGAAAGCTAATAAGCGGTACTTACAAGCGCAAATTTAcaacatataaattttaaatcatgtacatttaacaatttattttatcaacacACAAAATTAAAAGCTTATACAGTTTCAGAAGACTTAAATGCACCAAAAGAACTAACAAAAGATAAGCATGCAAGCAAGaagataaaaaaagaaaaaacaaaagaacataAACGTAAAAGACGCGGCAAAGGAAAGAAATGCGTATTCAAAGTTTTGAAGAAAGGAAAAAGGAATAGAAAGAGGGGAAAGTATAAGATGCACAAAAAGTATGTGATGCCGGTAATTTTGGGGTTGTTGGCGGCGAAGAGTCTTTTAATACCCATAGCGTTGAAAGCTTTGGCATTCGTATCTGCTAAAGGTAAAGAAAATTGACCACTTACGTCGATTACTTTGCAAGGGAGGGAGTCAGTtaattagtttaatataaaaagtttcggtaggctgcggcttggctctgcccctggtattgttgaagtccatgggcgacgcaaccactcaccatcaggcgggccgtatgctcgtctgcctacatgggctaTGAAAAAAGGAATCTTATGTGACTAATAGTACTCGTAAGTTTCAAAATTTCCCCAGCAAAGCCAAGGCACCGTCTAATTTAACCGTGGCTATACTTTGTTTAACTTAAGGTCAGCGAAGGTCAGTATCCATGGGCATTTACAGTTTAGaaacatacatatattcttTAGTCATTgatagttcaattaaaaaaaatatatgtgaaaaacaaataatttatacacTTGTAGTTCAGTATTTGCTGTAGAAAAACagacttaataaaattaaaaatgaccGTTACATCTGTGACGTGTCAAGTGGCAAAAATGAGTGACGATAGATGGACTTCTCGGTTGACGTCATGGCCAGACCTTCGGGGAAATAGAAAAAGAGGAAGACCTAGAAGCAGATGGGTTAACAACATCGAAGGGACGGctcgtaactttttttttttttttattgcctttgtatgcatGCCTGTGGATGGAAAAGGCCACAGATAGAGACTATTGGGTATCTTTGGAGGAGATCTTTACCCTCAAACAGAGAGGTACACTCTAAtctaaacctaaaacaaatcaATTCAaactaattcaataaaaataatataatagtaataatttataaaaaaaaaacagattaagtAAAAtgtattagttattttttaggggtgaaataaaaggcttttttattttatctctaACGTATGAAATCAAGACGATTTGCCTTCGATCCAGCTTATTAAGAATGTCCTACCATTTTACTTTCCACAACAGATTTCTCTTTCCCTCAGGTCTCATGATGGGCTTCTTCTCAACCGTCATGGCATCAGTTCTAAGTTTGAAAGGGATGTTTGAAAACTCGCACGCCTACCAAAATCGAAAGGACGATACGAAAACGCAAGTGGAAATCATTCAAGTGCCCACCAAGACCGAAGACCATGTCTACTACGACGAACATTACAGGAGGGGGGATCTTGCACCCCTCAATGCACCGCGAGATAACATCACTTGAAATTGTGGTTCCTTCGGACTTCGCGAGTCGCAGACACAttactattttacaataaacattttattatatttgaatattttagtgTTCGTGATcgaggtcttttttttatttttattgcttagatgggtggacgagttcacggcccacctgatggtaggtggttagcggagcccatagacgtctacaacgtaaatgctgccacccgccttgagacgagttgtaaggtctcacttttaacagtagcacagccgttgtaactatacttgaaaccttaggacttttatcttttttttttattgcctttgtatctCAACgtgaatggcgcatttacgttgtaaatgtctatgggctccagtaaccacttaacaccaggtgggctgtgagctcgttcacccatctaagcaataaaatatgaaaaaagtataacggctgctccgcccttcaaac
The sequence above is drawn from the Bombyx mori chromosome 26, ASM3026992v2 genome and encodes:
- the LOC105841625 gene encoding uncharacterized protein LOC105841625, producing the protein MEFKLQWQFVLCFIVMSTADNDYENRLTKLWSMSGASDGAGSAVVNVTSASIVIQPSSYSRPKTQNRKYAFRPRAIPLKKEEPQIERNAYYSQDNMKNYKSEALFPGDYVPIATEKSGNSNGIFGSGGPFQPQTIPLIRNEEFQKRSLDVNEEPIIEKPEGFSEPTASRRSISDYFGVEEDEDEEDDEDGEYEAEGLEGDTELKSKNKKKKKLKTKKLKKYMLPLLLAYKMKYFALVPVMIGGLVLLVGATGLAGFFFALFAAVMGLQKGDY